Within Triticum dicoccoides isolate Atlit2015 ecotype Zavitan chromosome 1B, WEW_v2.0, whole genome shotgun sequence, the genomic segment atggttcaataacctcatcaagtctccaccatcctcccactcaattctttcgagagaaacttttcctcaagaaaggacccgtttctagaaacaattactcttgcttccggatctgagataggaggtatacccaaccattttgggtatcctatgaagatgtatttatccgttttgggttcgagcttatcacgatgaaactttttcacataagcgtcgcagccccaaactttcaagaaacgacatcttaggtttctctaaaccatagttcaaacggtgtcgtctcaacggaattacgtggtgccctattaaagtgagtgcagttgtctctaatgcctaacccatgaacgatagtggtaattcgataagagacatcatggtacgcaccatatccaatagggtgcaactatgatgttcggacacaccatcacactatggtgttccaggcggtattaattgtgaaacaatttccacaatgtcttaattgcgtgccaaagctcgtaactcagatactcatctctatgatcatatcatagacattttatcctcttgtcacaatgatcttcaacttcactctgaaattacttgaaccattcaataattcagacttgtgtttcatcaagtaaatatacaacatctatttgaatcatctgtgaagtaagaacataacgatattcactgcatgcctcaacactcattggactacacacatcaaaatgtgttacttccaacaagctgctatcttgttccatcttactgaaaatgaggcttttcattcatcttgcccatgtggtatgatttgcatatctcaagtgatttaaAATCAAGCAAGTCCAAAcgacccatctgcatggagtttcttcatgcgtatacaccaatagacatggttcgcatgtctcaaacttttcaaaaatgagtgagtccaaagatccatcaacatggagcttcttcatgcgttttacaccaatatgacttacatggcagtgccacaagtaagtggtactatcattgctatcttatatcttttggcataaaaatgtgtatcactacgatcgagattcaataaaccattcttttgggtgcaagaccattgaaggtattattcaaataaacagagtaaccattattctccttaaatgaataaccgtattgcgatagacataatccaatcatgtctatgctcaacgcaaacaccaaataacaattatttaggtttaacaccaatctcaatggtagagggagcgtgcgatgcttgatcacatcaaccttggaaacactttcaacacatattgtcagctcacctttagctagtctccgtttattccgtagcttttatttcgagttactaacacttagcaaccgaaccggtatctataccctggtgctactaggagtactagtaaagtacacattaacataatgtatatccaatatatttctatcgaccttgccagccttctcatctaccaagtatctagggtaattctgctccagtggttgttccccttattacagaagcacttagtctcgggtttgggttcaaccttgggtttcttcactagagcagcagctgatttgctgtttcatgaggtaccccttcttgccctcgtccttcttgaaactagtggtttcactaaccatcaataattgatgatccttcttgatttctactttcgcggtgtcaaacatcgcgaatatctcaaggatcatcatatctatccctgatatgttatagttcatcacgaagctctagcagcttggtggcaatgactttggagaaacatcactattgcatctggaagatcaactcccactcgattcaagtgattgttgcactcagacaatctgagcacaagctcaacgattgagcttttctcccttattttgcaggctaagaaaatcgtcggaggtctcatacctcttgacgtgggcacgatcctgaaatccctaatttcagctcttggaacatctcatatgttctgcgacatttcaaaaatgttttcggttcctcaattctaaaccatttaacattaccgaactatcatgtagtcatcaaaacgtgtatgtcagatgttcgcaacatccacagactatgttcgaggtccagcacaccgagcggtgcattaaggacataagccttctattgtccgcataattgctactgtcaactttcaactatattttctctaggaacatatctaaaacagtagaactaaagcacgagctatgacataatttgcaaagggcttttgactatgttcaggataattaagttcatctaatgaactcccactcagatagacatccctctagtcatctaagcgattacatgatccgagtcaactaggtcatgtccgatcatcacgtgagatggactagtcatcatcggtgaacatcttcatgttgatcgtatccaccatacgactcatgctcgacctttcggtctcttgtgttctgaggccatgtctgcacatgctaggctcgtcaagttaacctaagtgtttcgcgtgtgtaaatcaggcttacacccgttgtatgtgaacgttagaatctatcacacccgatcatcacgtggtgcttcgaaatgatgaactttcgcaacggtgcacagttagggggaacactttcttgaaattttaatgagggatcatcttatttactaccgtcgttctaagcaaataagatgcataaacatgatgaacatcacatgcaatcaaaaaagtgacatgatatggccaatatcattttgctccttttgatctccatcttcggggctccacgatcatcatcgtcaccggcatgacaccatgatctccatcatcgtgtctccatgaagttgtctcaccaacttattacttctactactatggctaccgattagcaataaagtaaagtaattacatggcgtttgttcaatgacacgcaggtcatacaataaattaagacaactcctatggctcctgccggttgtcatactcatcgacatgcaagtcgtgattcctattacaagaacatgatcaatctcatacatcacatatcattcatcacattcttttgaccatatcacatcatatagcataccctgcaaaaacaagttagacgtcctctaattgttgtttgcatgttttacgtggctgctatgggtttctagcaagaacgtttcttacctacgcaaaaccacaacgtgatatgccaattgctatttacccttcataaggacccttttcatcgaattcgttccgactaaagtgggagagactggcacccgctagccaccttatgcaacaagtgcatgtcagtcggtggaacctgtctcacgtaagtgtacgtgtaaggtcggtccgggccgcttcatcccacaataccgtcgaaacaagattggactagtaacggtaagcatattgaacaaattcaacgcccacaactactttgtgttctactcgtgcatagaatctacgcaatagacctagctctgatgccactgttggggaacgtagcagaaattcaaaattttcctatgagtcaccaagatctatctatggagagactagcaacgagagagaggggagtgcatctacatacccttgtagatcgctaagtggaagtgttcatgagaacggggttgaaggagtcgtactcgtcgtgatccaaatcaccgaagatcctagtgccgaacggacggcacctccgcattcaacacacgtacatcccggtgacgtctcctatgccttgatccagcaaggagagagggagaggttggggaagactccgtccagcagcagcacaatgacgtggtggtgatggaggagcgtggcaattttgcagggcttcgccaagcaccgcgggagaggaggagaaagagaggtagcgctgcgccaacaggagaagaacttcgtgtgttgggctgcccctttgcctccactatatatagggggagaggggggctgtgcccccacctagggttccacccctaggggcggcggccagccctagatcccatctaggggggcagccaaggggggagaggggaaacttgcccccccccaagtcaagtggaggcgtccccttcccaaaccctaggcgccttgggcccttgtgggggggcgcaccagcccacctggggctggtcccctcccacacttggcccatgtagccctccggggatggtggccccacttggtggacccccgggaccctcccggtggtcctggtacattatcaataaaacctgaaacttttccggtgaccaaaacaggacttcccatatataaatctttacctccggaccattccggaactcctcgtgatgtccgggatctcatccggcactccgaacaacatccggtaaccacatacaaacttcctttataaccctaacgtcatcgaaccttaagtgtgtagaccctgcgggttcgggaaccatgcagacatgaccgagacgttctccggacaataaccaacagcgggatctggatacccatgttggctcccacatgttccacgatgatctcatcggatgaaccacgatgtcaaggattcgatcaatcccgtatacaattccctttgtctagcggtattgtacttgcccgagattcgatcgtcggtatgccgataccttgttcaatctcgttactggcaagtctctttactcgttccgtaacacatcatcccgtgatcaaccccttggtcacattgtgcacattatgatgatgtcctaccgagtgggcccagagatacctctccgttatacggagtgacaaatcccagtctcgattcgtgccaacccaacagacactttcggagatacccgtagtacacctttatagccacccagttacgttgtgacgtttggtacacccaaagcattcctacggtatccgggagttgcacaatctcatggtctaaggaaatgatactcgacattataaaagctttagcatacgaactacacgatctttgtgctaggcttaggattgggtcttgtccatcacatcattctcctaatgatgtgatcccgttatcaacgacatccaatgtccatggtcaggaaaccgtaaccatctattgatcaacgagctagtcaactagaggcttattagggacatggtgttgtctatgtacccacacatgtatctgagtttcctatcaatacaattatagcatggataataaacgattatcatgaacaaggaaatatagtaataactaatttattattgcctctagggcatatttccaacaacaattgTCATGATTTCTAACCCCAATCTAACCACATGTATTCTGTAAAGAACAACACCAGTTCACTAACAGGCCTTGTGACCTGGGGCACTACTACAGGTACACATGTTTAACCTATGTGATCAACTTAAAATGCCATGGGTGTAAAATTTAGCATGTATCTGAAATTTACCATGGCATCATCATAAATTGACATGACTCTAAAGTTGCCATCCCTGCATGCTCGAAAACCGCCCATGGAAACTAAAGACTATCCATCTATTCTATACATTATCAGATTCAAAACTGTATGCAGATGATTGATCAAACAAGAATCATCGCCCTGCTGCCGTGTGCATGAACACACAACACACCAAACTGAGAGAGGGAAAATCAAACCTCCATGGCATCGCGTGCCGGAGGAGCATGGAGCAGACATGCCTTCCTGAAGATCACATCGAGCACGCGGATGTCGCCATGATTGTAGTAGTTGTTGGGCCGCCGCGACACCCTGACGAACAAGCCATTGCCCCCCACGACCGCAAGCCCTATGTTGACAAAGAACGCGGGGTGGCGCTTGCCCACCGGATCGAGTAGCTCCAGCCCGCGCCTGCGTCCACCGCGGAGGCCGAGCCCCACCAGGGACACCCGCCGGCCCGCCCCCGCCTTTCCCAGGGCAGGAGTTGGCGAGTAGCGCGGTGGCAGCACGCAAATAGACTGGCGCGCGGCGGAGCTCGAACCTCAGAAGTAGCCACACGCGCGCCCGCCTCCTCCGCTTCAGCCATCCGGTCCCCCTGGACCTCCCCCTCACCGCCGGGAAGACCACGCAGCTCTCCCTCACCGCCACCCAAGCCGCCATGGGAGAAGGGGGATCCACCCGGTGCTCACCACCAACCCGCCCCTCCCCGCCCCTCATGCCTGCCACCGCCCATCTCGCCGGTCACCTACCGGTCAGCACAAAGATACAGATGAGAGGGGATACGAGTAGAGGGGAAGAAGAGGAGGGGCACGGGGCGGTGGGAAGAAACCTGTCTGCGCTCGTCGGCGTTCGCCGGCCACCGGAGGTGTGGGAGAGGCGCCGGGGTCGCTCGGGATTGAGCTCCTGCTCGTGGGGGTGTGGCCGTGTGGGGACTGGGAAATGGATAAGGTGAAGAAGAGAGAGCGGTGGGCGAGCGAGAAAGAAAAGGACGTTCGGGCAACTTCGCGCTGACCGCTGAGAGAAAACCGGCGTGCGGGCGAACTCCCTCACACGCCACACACACGAGTTATTCTACGTGGGACATAAAATCAGCCTTttcgtgccaagattcgtgcaaaaggcACTGGACGACGATCGAGGGGTGTGGGCGAGttgactaacgcccacacgtgtgggcgttagtgtttccgtATAAATAAGTAGCAGGGCGGGAACGGGTCTCTGACGACACACAATTAGTTGTTGGCGGTAGAGGCGATCGAGCGTGTAGGAGGAGGAGCTGAGACGTCCGATCGAAGAAGAAGCGAaatccggcgatggcggcggccctTGGACATGCGTCGAGGAGGCTCGGTGGCTGCCCTCTCCATCGGCTGCAGTCCATCTACACGGCGTCCGCCTCAACGCCGGCTATCGTGCAAGTGGTGGCCCAACGGCGACTTCTCCAAACGGTGGCCAAGCCGCCAACCGGAAACATCACTGTGGTATGCTAAGAAATTAACCTCCCGTGCCAATCAACTCAATCCGGGCCATGCCCATGCATGCATGCTTTCTCGACATGTCCATATTTAGGGACAATCAACTCAAACTAAAAAAAAAGCGGCACTACTTATCTTCTGGAAATATAGGAACAATGTGTAGTATGTCTGACTTGCTCTATGACTCGTCTCAACAGTTAAGAAAACTAGCCTTCTTCTTTGGTTTGCAAGTATACGGCCACGTGATCCGAGGATGAATGGATGATAGATTCATCAATTGTTTTTACCtagtaaatactccctctgtaaagaaagaaATATACgagtgtttagattactaaaatagtgatctaatcgctcttatatttctttatggagggagtactaaatagcAACATCTCATGACACTGATGCTGTGAGGATACTGTACATCATCTCTGCTGCTTTTGCTTTGAAAATTGAAACATTCTATCCGCGTTCATAGATCTATCACTTGCTGCATCCATGGGTCATTTATACTTGCTTTTGATGTGTATGATAACAAACTCATCTTGTGTGGCCAGCTTCCTGGTGCAAACAAAATGTGCGGCAGAGCCATCAAAGGAACACCTTGTGCGTTCCCGCCTCGCACAAATACAGACCAAGAAAGAAGAATTGTTCGGTCTGATTTCTGAGCTCGACCCGGCTCACTGTACCAGAGTGAACAGTCACCTCGCCATTGATCTTTCCGCGCAGGTCCAACCCAAACCTAGTGACCCCAAGTGGTATGATCAGATCTCAAACATACGCTCTACTACGTTTCTCTGCTTCCCCTTTTTACGTCAATTTTTCGTATCTTCATCTGATCTGATCTGCAGGCCATGGTATCGACGAATGAAAAGAATGAACAATTATACCTCTTCTATGGCGGCCTTACGTACCTCAGCTCAATGAGCGTGTACTATGGTTTCCAGGTCCCTTCACACTAATGCCCAGAAGCATTGGTGTTGGCGATTGATTATGAAGTCACTCTGAATGGTGTATTCCAAGCTTTGCTAGCCTTGTAAATTAAGACTGAACTGTTTGCCATGTGATGATGTTTCCTACATGTCCTCCGCTAGTAGAAGGGCGATGTGCATTCCGAATCCAAATATTGCGTCCACGTAAGGAAATGATGCATGCAGCTTCTAGCTGacccgcaaaagaaaaaaaaatctagcTGGGCAATTTTGCTACGAGGTGAAATTGCATAAGTTTTCAGGGATATAGTGGCAAGCAACAAATGAGATATAATCTTGTTGTATGAGGTTTAGGTACACTTCACCATGGTATTTGGTAGATCTTGTTGACTAAACATGAACTTCTTGTTGAAATGAAATATAAACATATTTTTCAAATAGGTGTGCGTCGGTTTACGTACAACATGGTATCATTCTACAAAACATAAGAATTGACCCTTTACTTGAAGCATAAGTCCAATAAAAGAACGAAAACTATGGTTGAATGGTCAGGAGGATTGTTCTACCCCAGCCCACCAGAGATCAAACCTCATATTTGACATGTGTGTGTCTCATAGAAGCGGAATATTCTTTCAATGAAAGGCGACATTACCGTGTTTCTTGAAAAAAGAAATATATAAGTCCAATAAGAGTCCCCAAGCAAGCTATATATCTGGCCATGTACCTGATCACCCAAGAAAATCAATCAATCCACTCCGAGCACCAAAAGAATCAATTTACTATGCATGCATGAAGAAAATAAACCGCCATCCCCTCCGACCTCTACCTGCATTAAGATTCCTTCTAAAGTTGAGGTTCTTTACACCAACACTAACATTATGGCACATCATGGTCCGGTGACTTTTCAAAAAATATAAGACCAGCCAGGACTAGCCCTTGCCCGGATATGTTTATAGAAGAAGCAACTAAGCACACAGAGCGGAATCTTGGACTCAAACGCTGGTGGGCAGCATGCACACTCGCATAGAAACTACGCCAATGCTCCCTATCGATCACTCTCATTAGTGTATAATCGACCTTTTCTTAGCCACATGTAGGTACTACCCCTACTAAAATTGCTGGTACATATCCAGAGGCTCAAAACATGCTAGGAAAGTACACAATGCTCAGTAAAATAACTCGTTTTTTAAGCATCATTGCTTATTTTTGTAGGAGGGATGCATAGTAAATGTCCGCCCTCTACAACACCGGTCGATGCATAAGGAAATAGATTTAATTTTCTAAGTTCTGAGTTCCTCTCTAAACACATTGCGTTTACATGAACAAAGTCAATCGGACAAGCGTTGATCCATTACGTTGTCCGATCATTGACTCGAACTTACTTTGCAAGTTCATGACCCGCGGGATTCTCAGAGCTACTACTGCTAGAAAAAAGAACTTCGCTAACTCCTTGAGTTGTCTAGACGCACTGTTTTCTATGTCTCTTCCGAAGTGTTCCCGCAAGAAAAGGTTTATTTAGAAGTGAGGAGCCTTAcctctcatttaaaaaaatcatgatgaACGTTTCTTTATTTCtgggaaaaaggaaagaaaaataatAATTGAATTTTGGTGTTTCTAAACTCTCATCTGGCCCATAGCCCAGTTGGGCTACACCTCGCTTTTTTTAGGAGTTACACCTAGCTTTATGGGCTAAAAGTAGGAATGATAAGCCTTAGCCCAGCCCACCGGCGCAGCAACGAGGCCCATCCGTGTTCACACACGTATAAGACCTACCACGC encodes:
- the LOC119350827 gene encoding uncharacterized protein LOC119350827, coding for MRRGGSVAALSIGCSPSTRRPPQRRLSCKWWPNGDFSKRWPSRQPETSLCFLVQTKCAAEPSKEHLVRSRLAQIQTKKEELFGLISELDPAHCTRVNSHLAIDLSAQVQPKPSDPKWPWYRRMKRMNNYTSSMAALRTSAQ